Proteins from one Pelotomaculum isophthalicicum JI genomic window:
- the cobU gene encoding bifunctional adenosylcobinamide kinase/adenosylcobinamide-phosphate guanylyltransferase, translating into MMKGKLILIIGGARSGKSKFAEKVAIGLGSKITYIATAASLDDEMAERIRLHQAFRPKDWITVEEQKNVIEVMLSGCKGDVFLLDCLTLWLTNILLDDQLPEPGTTKSKKELFIMEQAAGIADVVESGAHLVVVSNEVGMGVVPESSLGRSFRDLAGKVNQVLASKADRVYLVIAGLPLELKSIARNDSVFDI; encoded by the coding sequence ATGATGAAAGGCAAGCTAATCTTGATAATCGGCGGCGCTAGGAGCGGTAAAAGCAAGTTTGCCGAGAAGGTAGCTATTGGTTTAGGCAGCAAGATAACTTATATTGCAACCGCGGCATCGCTTGATGATGAAATGGCCGAACGAATCCGGCTGCATCAGGCCTTTAGGCCTAAAGACTGGATAACTGTTGAGGAACAGAAAAATGTAATTGAGGTAATGTTAAGTGGCTGTAAAGGCGATGTATTTCTGCTGGACTGTCTGACTTTATGGTTAACTAATATTCTACTGGATGACCAATTACCTGAGCCGGGAACAACGAAGTCAAAAAAAGAATTGTTTATCATGGAGCAAGCTGCCGGAATTGCTGATGTTGTTGAGTCAGGAGCACATCTAGTAGTTGTTTCAAATGAAGTAGGGATGGGTGTTGTCCCGGAATCGTCTTTGGGCAGGTCCTTTAGGGATCTGGCAGGCAAAGTCAATCAGGTTTTAGCCAGCAAAGCTGACCGTGTCTATCTTGTAATCGCCGGGCTTCCCCTGGAACTTAAATCTATTGCCCGGAACGATTCTGTGTTTGATATTTGA
- a CDS encoding DUF3842 family protein translates to MRIAVIDGQGGGIGKHITERLRRDLPEEVDLLALGTNALATSVMLRAGANEGATGENAVVFNTGRVDLIVGSISILFANSMQGELTPKMAEAIASSPARKILLPLTRAGVDIVGLKSEPLPHLIEELIIKVKEIIER, encoded by the coding sequence ATGCGAATTGCGGTTATTGACGGGCAGGGCGGCGGTATAGGTAAACATATAACCGAAAGGCTGCGAAGGGATTTGCCGGAAGAAGTAGATCTCTTGGCGCTGGGAACCAATGCTTTGGCTACTTCAGTAATGTTGCGCGCAGGCGCGAATGAAGGCGCGACCGGTGAAAATGCCGTAGTTTTTAACACTGGAAGAGTTGATCTAATTGTTGGATCAATTAGTATTTTATTCGCCAATTCCATGCAGGGTGAATTAACGCCAAAAATGGCTGAGGCGATTGCCTCCAGCCCTGCCAGAAAGATCTTATTACCGTTAACCAGGGCAGGTGTCGACATAGTGGGGCTAAAGTCAGAACCACTGCCGCATTTGATCGAAGAATTAATAATAAAAGTTAAAGAAATCATTGAGCGCTAG
- a CDS encoding translation initiation factor 2 produces MELEEKVEQLRLSRRVLMNLIERTERERTGFLNKLEKENHRLHRDNCRYARRLLDKNLRIVELESKLGKMSSGELATAMLK; encoded by the coding sequence ATGGAGTTGGAGGAAAAAGTTGAGCAACTCCGGCTTAGCCGGAGAGTGTTAATGAATTTAATCGAAAGAACTGAAAGGGAAAGAACCGGTTTCCTTAACAAATTGGAGAAGGAAAACCACAGGCTTCACCGGGATAATTGCCGCTATGCAAGGCGTTTGCTTGATAAAAATTTACGGATTGTTGAATTGGAGTCAAAATTAGGGAAAATGAGCTCCGGTGAACTTGCAACGGCCATGTTAAAATAG
- a CDS encoding PHP domain-containing protein, giving the protein MPVDMHVHTSASDGTDSPVEVVARAKEIGLEAIAITDHDTVEGIKPAMEAGHVFGIEVIPGIELSTESNEEEIHILGYLLDITDKEFLKTISLFRSYRLKRVEQMVGKLQKLGLPVVMDRVMAFSGTGSVGRPHLAAAMVEAGVVNDLAEAFDKFIGKGCPAYVPRYKIEPAEAVQLIRKANGLPVLAHPGLSYSSKSILELVQKGLIGIEAYHPSHSRELSEYYRKLGEEYNLIITGGSDYHGVGHKEGQGLGMVTVSYAVLQEMKNRKGT; this is encoded by the coding sequence GTGCCAGTGGATATGCATGTACATACGAGTGCCTCGGATGGCACGGACAGCCCCGTGGAGGTAGTAGCCCGTGCCAAAGAAATCGGTCTAGAGGCGATTGCGATTACAGATCATGATACGGTGGAAGGTATTAAACCAGCGATGGAAGCTGGTCATGTTTTTGGGATAGAAGTTATCCCCGGCATTGAGTTAAGTACAGAGTCAAATGAGGAAGAAATACACATTCTTGGTTATTTGCTGGACATTACTGATAAGGAATTTCTAAAAACAATTTCGTTGTTTCGCAGCTACAGATTAAAGCGCGTTGAGCAAATGGTTGGAAAGCTGCAGAAACTGGGTTTACCGGTTGTGATGGATAGAGTAATGGCCTTTTCAGGAACTGGTTCGGTTGGACGTCCACATTTAGCTGCGGCAATGGTTGAAGCAGGTGTAGTTAATGATTTGGCGGAGGCGTTTGATAAATTCATCGGCAAAGGATGTCCAGCATATGTTCCACGTTATAAGATAGAGCCGGCTGAAGCTGTTCAACTAATCCGGAAAGCTAATGGCTTACCTGTTTTAGCCCATCCCGGACTTAGTTATTCCAGCAAATCAATACTGGAGCTGGTCCAAAAGGGTTTAATCGGTATAGAAGCATATCACCCTTCGCACTCGAGGGAATTATCTGAATACTATCGAAAGTTGGGTGAAGAATATAATCTGATTATAACGGGCGGGTCAGATTACCACGGTGTAGGTCATAAAGAGGGTCAAGGTCTTGGAATGGTTACAGTATCTTATGCCGTGCTTCAGGAAATGAAAAATAGAAAAGGTACCTAA
- a CDS encoding dipeptidase, whose translation MEKIINKKAEALHNESIVLDTHCDALTAMLDEGRPLAGCSGLGHIDLPRLKVGKVNVQFFAAFIAPEYKNVATKRALELIDLFHREMENNNDVISHVKSIGEIDQAIMSGKIAAFLSIEGGEALAGSLGVLRVFYRLGVRSITLTWNGRNELGTGVGEDCPEEGLTEFGTAVVEEMNELGLLVDVSHLSEQGFWDVIKTSRQPVIASHSNCRALCDHPRNLTDEQIKALAGHGGVMGVTFVPDFLGGENPSVDDVLDHIEHVIAVGGPDCVGIGSDFDGTEELPAGLVDCSCLPVITAGLLERGYNEFVIKKVLGGNFIRVIRQVIK comes from the coding sequence TTGGAAAAAATAATTAATAAAAAAGCTGAAGCTTTACATAATGAAAGTATCGTGTTGGATACCCATTGCGATGCGCTTACCGCCATGCTTGATGAGGGTAGGCCGCTCGCCGGTTGTTCGGGCCTTGGTCACATTGATCTGCCTCGTCTGAAAGTTGGGAAGGTAAATGTTCAGTTCTTTGCCGCGTTTATTGCTCCGGAATACAAAAATGTGGCAACCAAGCGAGCGTTAGAACTAATTGATTTATTTCATCGGGAGATGGAAAACAATAATGATGTAATCTCACATGTAAAAAGTATTGGTGAAATTGATCAGGCAATAATGTCCGGTAAGATTGCCGCCTTCCTTTCTATTGAGGGAGGCGAGGCCCTGGCAGGGAGTCTTGGAGTTTTACGTGTTTTTTACAGGTTGGGGGTTCGCAGCATTACCCTGACCTGGAATGGGCGTAATGAATTGGGTACCGGTGTTGGAGAAGATTGTCCAGAAGAGGGATTGACAGAGTTTGGAACAGCGGTTGTGGAAGAAATGAATGAACTGGGTTTGCTGGTTGATGTGTCCCACCTGTCTGAACAAGGTTTTTGGGATGTCATAAAAACGTCACGGCAGCCGGTAATTGCTTCTCATTCTAACTGCAGGGCACTTTGCGACCACCCCCGGAATTTAACTGATGAGCAAATCAAAGCTCTCGCAGGGCATGGGGGGGTAATGGGGGTTACTTTCGTTCCTGACTTTCTTGGTGGCGAGAACCCTTCAGTAGATGATGTTCTTGATCATATTGAACATGTTATCGCGGTTGGCGGGCCGGACTGTGTGGGGATCGGCTCGGATTTTGACGGCACGGAGGAATTACCGGCAGGATTAGTTGATTGCTCGTGCTTGCCGGTGATAACAGCGGGTTTATTAGAACGGGGATATAATGAATTTGTTATTAAAAAGGTGCTCGGTGGCAACTTCATCAGGGTAATCCGGCAGGTAATTAAATAG
- a CDS encoding stage V sporulation protein S, producing MDVLKVSAKSNPNSVAGALAGVLRERGCAEMQAIGAGALNQAVKAVAIARGFVAPSGVDLICIPAFTDIIIDGEERTAIKLIVEPR from the coding sequence ATGGATGTCTTAAAAGTTTCAGCAAAATCTAATCCAAATTCTGTTGCCGGTGCCCTGGCTGGTGTGCTTCGGGAGCGGGGTTGTGCCGAAATGCAGGCAATCGGAGCAGGCGCGCTAAACCAGGCAGTTAAAGCTGTAGCGATAGCCAGAGGATTTGTAGCTCCCAGTGGTGTTGACTTAATTTGTATACCTGCGTTTACTGATATCATTATTGACGGGGAAGAGAGAACTGCCATTAAATTAATTGTTGAACCGAGATAA